A single region of the Streptomyces virginiae genome encodes:
- a CDS encoding ATP-binding protein, with product MVQESLTNAIKHSPGSTVRVSIARQADRTEVRVTNSAAPAAPATTPPTFPAPGAGRAAGHRGLTGLRERVRLLGGTLHAAPREGGFEVLATLPDQVHPQHPQRPRSSGEPWEETVAPESALRLAAARRSTRRRFAAAFAAPVGLALLTLVSGVYLAQQLTTCVLRPVDFAALRPGQDRVEVDRLLPERQFRYLPDAVRALPVPPGTDCAYYRSNGNLLDRVDLYRLCYAGSRLVAKDVLPG from the coding sequence CGGCAGCACGGTCCGCGTCAGCATCGCCCGCCAGGCGGACCGGACCGAGGTACGGGTGACCAACTCCGCCGCGCCCGCCGCGCCGGCGACGACCCCGCCGACCTTCCCGGCGCCCGGCGCGGGGCGAGCTGCCGGGCACCGCGGCCTGACCGGCCTGCGTGAACGCGTACGGCTCCTGGGAGGAACCCTGCACGCCGCCCCGCGCGAAGGCGGCTTCGAGGTGCTCGCCACGCTGCCGGACCAGGTGCACCCGCAGCACCCGCAGCGCCCGAGAAGCAGCGGGGAGCCGTGGGAGGAGACCGTCGCCCCGGAATCGGCGCTCCGGCTCGCCGCCGCCCGGCGCAGCACCCGCCGCAGGTTCGCCGCCGCCTTCGCCGCACCGGTCGGGCTCGCTCTCCTGACCCTCGTCTCCGGTGTCTACCTGGCCCAGCAGCTCACCACCTGCGTGCTGCGCCCCGTGGACTTCGCCGCCCTCCGGCCCGGCCAGGACCGGGTCGAGGTGGACCGGCTCCTTCCGGAGCGGCAGTTCCGGTACCTACCGGACGCCGTCCGGGCGCTACCCGTACCCCCGGGCACCGACTGCGCCTACTACCGCTCGAACGGCAACCTCCTGGACCGGGTCGACCTCTACCGCCTCTGCTACGCGGGGTCGCGTCTGGTGGCCAAGGACGTGTTGCCGGGGTGA